TTTTTTCTAAATAACGATGAAACCTCTCCTGGAAATCTCCTTGAAGAACCGAATCTCTCGTTAAATTTGAAGATGACTCTTTGTCTCCTGTACATAACTCCTTTAAAGCGCCCGCTGTATCAGCCGGCATTTTCAATAAAGTATTCGACCAATTTAAAGCCGTATCATAAGCTTCCTGAGCTTCTTCACAAACTCGATGTACAAGACCATAGTGTTGAGCAGTAGCTGCCTTTACTTTTGTACCTGATAAAGTAAGAAAGCGTGCTCTTGACGGGCCAATTTCATTAATTAAGCGCTTGGTACCTAAAATCAATCCGAATTTAGGCCCAGGGAATCGAAATTCCGTTGTGGTACTGGCAACCCGGAGATCACATGAAATGGCAAGGTCAGCCCCCGCTCCATAAGCATATCCATTTATAATTGCTATAGTCGGAACTGGAAAGCAAACCAGCTGTTCTAGAAGGTTTGATACGTTTTGAAAGAACAGACTTGCTGCTTGATTTGTCAATGTTTGAATATATTTCACATCAACTCCTGTACTAAAAGCTTTTGTCAAATTACTGCTCAAGACCAGAACGCCTGTATCTTCGTCATTTGCAATATTGTCTAAAGACGTCTTTAACTCTTCGTAAAATGCCAAATCAAATGCATTTAAGTTTTGAGGGCTGTTTAAAGAAAGGTGGACTATTTTCTTTAATGAACCAGTTTCATGGATGGCAACGTTTATCCTTTTCATAACCTCTCCTTTTCTATACCAAAGTTAGTGGAATAATAGAATTTGAAACATAAAGAGCTATTACAGCTGAAAGTTGTTGGTTATACTGTAGTAACCTCATCTAAAAGTATTTGATAGTCCTTTTTCATTACACGAGATAATACTTTATTCTCTAACTTGCCAAAAGCTGCGCTTCCACGCTCCCGTGGTCTCGGTAATGGAACTTGAAGGTCCATTGTGATTTTTCCATCTTCAATCAAAATAACCCGGTCTGCGAGTGTGATCGCTTCTGACACATCATGTGTAACCAAGACAGCTGTGAACCGATGTTCCTTCCAAATATCTTCAATCAATTCTTGCATTTCAATTCTTG
The genomic region above belongs to Domibacillus sp. DTU_2020_1001157_1_SI_ALB_TIR_016 and contains:
- a CDS encoding enoyl-CoA hydratase/isomerase family protein, coding for MKRINVAIHETGSLKKIVHLSLNSPQNLNAFDLAFYEELKTSLDNIANDEDTGVLVLSSNLTKAFSTGVDVKYIQTLTNQAASLFFQNVSNLLEQLVCFPVPTIAIINGYAYGAGADLAISCDLRVASTTTEFRFPGPKFGLILGTKRLINEIGPSRARFLTLSGTKVKAATAQHYGLVHRVCEEAQEAYDTALNWSNTLLKMPADTAGALKELCTGDKESSSNLTRDSVLQGDFQERFHRYLEKTN